The following coding sequences are from one Triticum dicoccoides isolate Atlit2015 ecotype Zavitan chromosome 4A, WEW_v2.0, whole genome shotgun sequence window:
- the LOC119287645 gene encoding N6-adenosine-methyltransferase non-catalytic subunit MTB-like — MDGSKSNAEEDDYHVIGDLRSPKIPRRSPDGSKERDDRKGWDSSRSETSADRADTRDGGYSSDHNKHGREKEMIHGHADESGGIRKGVDSSSSRGGRSDEDINERRGSAMAENINEDGRPADQSHQKEEILGHTVEYGHESKGGVEKEETSPRVGNDGWESSGDRRNRDAPPSQIPDTPDRGRDSSWNVKTQEVEGSEQYSRSRQLRDPKEANVSEWRSTQERLDGTSFQGRAGYRQDSRGRSESFRGSSTYGNRYDRSDSIEIRPNSNFDFGREGSVSGRRSDVGAPGTTDDSSTNHPEADQSGGTSMVSPFTQQGPKGDRSSRGRGRPTGRDSQRIGVPVPLMPPPSFGALALPPGQMQHMGPNIPHSPGPPLLPGVFMPPFPGPMVWPGAGGVDVNMLSVPPNLHIPPPVAGEHRFTPSMGAGPVHNVHLNQMGPGMGTPTNMSGLGFNQMSTQNREMTHDKPSGGWVPHRHGAPIRKAPSRGEQNDYSQNFVDTGMRPQNFIRELDLTSVAEDYPKLRELIQRKDEIVTNAASPPMYFKCDLRQHVLSPEFFGTKFDVILVDPPWEEYVHRAPGITDHIEYWNAEEIMNLKIEAIADTPSFLFLWVGDGVGLEQGRQCLKKWGFRRCEDVCWVKTNKKNASSGLRHDSRTLLQHSKEHCLMGIKGTVRRSTDGHVIHANIDTDIIIAEEPTDGSTKKPDDMYRIIEHFALGKRRLELFGEDHNIRPGWLTLGKDLSYSNFNKEAYNKNFADSDGKVWQGGGGRNPPPGAPHLIVTTPEIEGLRPKSPPPKN; from the exons ATGGATGGGTCTAAATCTAATGCCGAAGAAGATGACTATCATGTGATAGGAGACCTAAGATCACCAAAGATTCCAAGGAGAAGTCCTGATGGTTCCAAGGAGAGAGACGACAGGAAAGGTTGGGACTCTTCAAGAAGTGAAACTTCTGCAGACAGGGCTGATACAAGAGATGGTGGTTATTCTTCTGACCATAATAAGCATGGCAGGGAAAAAGAGATGATTCATGGCCATGCAGATGAGTCGGGTGGAATTAGAAAAGGTGTGGACTCTAGTAGTTCAAGGGGCGGGAGGTCCGATGAGGATATCAATGAGAGGAGGGGATCTGCTATGGCTGAGAACATCAATGAAGATGGCAGACCAGCGGATCAAAGTCATCAAAAGGAAGAGATTCTTGGGCATACAGTGGAATACGGACATGAAAGCAAGGGTGGTGTGGAAAAAGAGGAGACGTCACCCAGAGTGGGTAACGATGGATGGGAGTCATCAGGGGATAGAAGGAATAGAGACGCTCCACCTTCACAAATACCGGATACACCAGACAGAGGGAGAGACAGCAGTTGGAATGTGAAAACACAAGAGGTTGAAGGATCTGAGCAGTACTCGAGGAGCCGTCAACTGCGAGATCCTAAAGAGGCAAATGTTTCTGAATGGAGGAGCACACAGGAAAGGTTAGATGGTACGAGTTTTCAGGGTCGCGCTGGGTACCGGCAGGATTCCAGGGGTAGATCTGAAAGTTTCAGAGGTTCTTCAACCTATGGAAATCGGTATGACAGGTCTGATTCAATAGAGATCAGGCCAAATAGCAATTTTGATTTCGGGCGAGAGGGCTCTGTTTCTGGAAGAAGATCTGATGTGGGAGCTCCCGGAACAACTGATGATAGTAGCACCAATCATCCTGAAGCAGATCAAAGTGGTGGCACCAGCATGGTTTCTCCATTTACTCAGCAAGGGCCTAAAGGTGATAGATCCTctagaggaagggggaggccaACTGGAAGGGATTCTCAGAGAATTGGAGTTCCGGTGCCACTTATGCCGCCACCTTCATTTGGTGCACTCGCCCTGCCACCAGGGCAAATGCAACATATGGGGCCAAATATTCCCCATTCTCCAGGTCCTCCTCTTCTACCTGGTGTTTTCATGCCGCCGTTTCCTGGACCTATGGTGTGGCCTGGAGCAGGAGGTGTTGATGTCAACATGCTTTCTGTTCCACCTAACCTTCACATCCCTCCTCCAGTTGCTGGTGAGCATAGGTTCACTCCAAGTATGGGAGCTGGACCTGTTCATAATGTTCACTTAAATCAAATGGGCCCAGGAATGGGCACTCCAACGAATATGTCAGGATTGGGTTTTAACCAGATGAGCACACAAAATCGTGAAATGACACATGATAAGCCATCTGGTGGTTGGGTGCCACATAGGCATGGTGCACCGATCAGAAAAGCTCCTTCAAGGGGTGAACAGAATGATTACTCTCAGAACTTTGTGGACACTGGCATGCGACCTCAAAACTTCATTAGAGAACTGGATCTTACAAGTGTAGCGGAGGACTATCCAAAATTGAGAGAACTCATACAGAGGAAGGACGAAATTGTTACTAACGCTGCTTCACCACCGATGTATTTTAAGTGTGATCTACGGCAACATGTTCTTTCTCCAGAATTTTTTGGTACAAAGTTTGATGTTATTCTTGTGGATCCACCATGGGAAGAGTATGTTCATCGTGCACCAGGAATAACAGATCATATTGAATATTGGAACGCTGAGGAGATTATGAATTTGAAGATTGAG GCTATAGCTGATACCCCCTCTTTTCTCTTCCTTTGGGTTGGTGATGGCGTAGGTCTTGAACAGGGCCGTCAATGTTTGAAGAAG TGGGGATTTCGTAGGTGTGAGGATGTTTGCTGGGTGAAAACCAACAAGAAAAATGCATCATCAGGTCTGCGGCATGATTCTCGTACATTGTTGCAGCATTCAAAG GAGCATTGTTTGATGGGTATAAAAGGAACGGTACGCCGTAGCACTGATGGTCATGTCATCCACGCGAATATCGACACTGATATAATAATAGCTGAAGAACCCACTGATG GTTCAACGAAGAAACCTGATGACATGTACAGGATCATTGAGCATTTTGCTCTTGGAAAGAGACGCCTTGAGCTCTTTGGTGAGGATCATAACATCCGCCCTGGCTGGCTTACGCTTGGGAAAGACTTATCATACTCCAACTTCAACAAAGAG GCGTATAACAAGAACTTTGCGGACAGCGATGGGAAGGTGTGGCAGGGAGGCGGCGGGCGAAACCCTCCTCCTGGGGCTCCGCATCTGATCGTGACGACTCCGGAGATCGAGGGCCTCAGGCCCAAGTCACCCCCGCCGAAGAACTGA